A region from the Triticum aestivum cultivar Chinese Spring chromosome 3D, IWGSC CS RefSeq v2.1, whole genome shotgun sequence genome encodes:
- the LOC123077504 gene encoding probable choline kinase 2 isoform X1, protein MVAVGQRPAAAMSQALRPRWSVLWPSRLPVIRQARPGTAAVSFNNRCNDRPLRHAPPTPPPMAAAADAGPELRRSSSIDRIPAEARRILHRLAGELWGADVDPAALVVSQLKGALTNEVFRITWPGGEGDPRKVLVRIYGQGVEVFFDRADEVRTFECMSRHGQGPRLLGRFPQGRVEEFINARTLSAPDLRDPEISGLIARKLREFHELDMPGPKDISLWQRLRRWLEEARSRCSTEEARELRLETLGDEIAELENVLSGVDQRVVFCHNDLQYGNIMIYEETRQVTLIDYEYASFNPVAFDIANHFCEMAADYHSDTPHVMDFTKYPDVDEQRRFLEAYLSSSGENTSDVEVETLLGLIAKYSLTSHLFWGLWGIVSAHVNKNIDFEYKEYARHRFDQYWDTKPRILQACNPTS, encoded by the exons ATGGTCGCCGTCGGCCAGAGGCCCGCTGCGGCAATGTCTCAAGCCCTGCGGCCACGATGGTCGGTGCTGTGGCCTTCTCGTCTGCCGGTGATCCGCCAGGCACGTCCCGGCACCGCCGCCGTCTCCTTCAACAACCGATGTAATG atcgcccgctccgccacgcgccgccgacgccgccgccaatggccgccgccgccgacgccgggcCCGAGCTGCGGCGGAGCTCCAGCATCGACCGCATCCCGGCGGAGGCGCGCCGCATCCTGCACCGCCTCGCCGGCGAGCTCTGGGGCGCCGACGTCGACCCCGCCGCGCTCGTCGTGTCCCAGCTCAAGGGCGCCCTCACCAACGAGGTCTTCCGCATCACCTGGCCCGGCGGCGAGGGCGACCCGCGCAAGGTGCTCGTGCGCATCTACGGCCAGGGCGTCGAGGTCTTCTTCGACCGCGCCGACGAGGTCCGCACCTTCGAGTGCATGTCCCGCCACGGCCAGGGCCCCCGCCTCCTCGGCCGCTTCCCCCAGGGCCGCGTCGAGGAGTTCATCAACGCCAGG ACGCTCTCGGCGCCGGATCTGCGCGACCCGGAGATTTCCGGCCTGATTGCCAGGAAGCTGCGGGAGTTTCACGAGCTCGACATGCCTGGACCCAAGGACATCTCACTCTGGCAGAGGCTGAG GCGTTGGCTTGAGGAAGCTCGCAGCAGGTGCTCGACTGAGGAGGCCAGGGAATTGCGGTTGGAGACGCTCGGCGATGAGATTGCGGAGCTGGAGAATGTATTGTCCGGGGTCGATCAGAGAGTAGTATTTTGCCATAATGATTTGCAGTATGGCAACATTATGATATACGAAGAGACCAGACAAGTGACCTTAATC GACTATGAATACGCCAGTTTTAACCCTGTTGCGTTCGACATTGCGAATCACTTCTGTGAGATGGCTGCTGATTATCATAGTGATACACCGCACGTGATGGACTTTACAAAATATCCTG ACGTGGATGAACAGCGGAGATTTCTTGAGGCTTACCTTAGTTCTTCAG GAGAAAACACATCCGATGTAGAAGTCGAAACATTGCTTGGCTTGATTGCAAAGTACAGTCTCACAAGCCATCTCTTCTGGGGTCTCTGGGGAATAGTCTCG GCGCATGTGAACAAGAACATCGACTTTGAGTACAAGGAGTACGCGAGGCATCGGTTCGACCAGTACTGGGACACGAAGCCTAGAATACTGCAAGCCTGCAACCCAACCAGCTGA
- the LOC123077501 gene encoding uncharacterized protein, which produces MNDMARDAYAALSAEKDPLKQKCLKLLLTHDIRGTRSFYQYKAFELVPSRSSVFKIDFEHVLQEGYLDVAIKIWEDNEAGNGFGYLRKTAVDFLKTQCLFEKEVIDVVDIGYDHFPLVMQPFSKYKPEELMKEDNSLFGQSNNLVNARFRGRQIIISAHEHARENHAAGRTWGGHFDASKIYIIEFSCHKIWCRILATTTEFTPANQVLDVKQIHKSMAGQYEINGSSPPHFECLQVDIDGLNANSAVNTSIMEYFPYHVAFMPDGANKHFTEELHNITEGVWMDVDDLKVYNHIFESELTDVSDWRDDYSSLADPVLRGVYNYEHTALEMSQGQRIQQNLAQPQQAQVELVMPQQVQETVRQQFHVGLVQPQQAEYELGMSQQVEPVNQRQQAQVGLVQQIVTTVEGTSEASTSAGKSKRFKRTLKGKLTCKRHLLVHVRSYMVGKRPLVGLFQAETYAAKRNPVLGEIFSLLFKGKTMHLGGHLAPLLVLYRALRDTDEERQVCQVR; this is translated from the exons ATGAATGATATGGCCCGTGATGCCTATGCCGCCCTTTCTGCGGAGAAGGACCCGCTCAAGCAGAAGTGCTTGAAACTACTTCTGAC CCATGACATCAGAGGAACCCGAAGTTTCTACCAATACAAGGCATTTGAGCTTGTCCCGAGCCGTTCTTCAGTTTTTAAAATTGACTTTGAACATGTGCTCCAAGAGGGTTATCTCGACGTTGCCATAAAGATTTGGGAGGACAACGAAGCTGGTAACGG TTTTGGTTACCTAAGGAAAACTGCTGTGGATTTCCTGAAGACGCAGTGTTTGTTTGAGAAAGAAGTCATAGATGTTGTAGACATTGGCTATGATCATTTCCCATTGGTCATGCAACCATTCTCAAAGTACAAGCCTGAAGAACTGATGAAAGAAGACAACAGTCTGTTTGGTCAATCGAATAATCTTGTCAATGCAAGATTTCGTGGGAGGCAGATCATCATAAGCGCCCACGAGCATGCTCGCGAGAATCATGCCGCTGGAAGAACCTGGGGTGGTCATTTTGATGCCAGTAAAATTTACATAATAGAGTTCAGCTGCCATAAAATTTGGTGTCGGATCCTAGCAACAACTACTGAGTTCACTCCAGCAAATCAAGTGCTAGATGTGAAGCAGATCCATAAATCAATGGCTGGGCAATATGAAATCAATGGGAGCTCTCCACCGCATTTTGAATGCCTTCAAGTTGACATCGATGGCCTGAATGCCAACAGTGCTGTAAACACCTCAATTATGGAGTACTTTCCATACCATGTCGCTTTCATGCCAGACGGCGCGAACAAGCATTTCACGGAGGAGCTGCACAATATCACCGAGGGCGTTTGGATGGATGTCGACGACTTGAAAGTGTATAACCACATCTTTGAGTCGGAACTAACTGATGTATCTGATTGGAGAGATGATTACAGCTCCTTAGCTGATCCAGTCCTAAGAGGAGTCTATAATTATGAACATACAGCTCTTGAGATGTCGCAGGGTCAGAGAATACAGCAGAATTTAGCTCAGCCACAGCAGGCCCAGGTTGAGCTGGTTATGCCACAGCAGGTCCAAGAGACAGTGCGGCAGCAGTTCCATGTGGGCTTGGTTCAGCCACAGCAAGCTGAGTATGAGTTGGGTATGTCACAGCAGGTCGAGCCAGTGAATCAGCGGCAGcaggcccaggtgggcttggtCCAGCAGATAGTGACCACCGTGGAGGGCACATCAGAAGCGAGCACGTCAGCTGGAAAATCAAAAAGATTCAAGCGCACGTTGAAAGGGAAGCTGACCTGCAAACGACACCTGCTTGTGCATGTGCGCAGCTACATGGTTGGTAAAAGGCCACTGGTGGGTTTATTTCAAGCTGAAACCTATGCGGCAAAGCGTAATCCTGTGCTTGGAGAAATTTTCAGCCTTCTATTCAAGGGGAAAACCATGCATTTGGGTGGCCA CCTTGCCCCTCTCTTGGTGTTGTACCGTGCCTTGAGGGATACTGATGAGGAACGTCAAGTCTGTCAAGTGAGATGA
- the LOC123077504 gene encoding probable choline kinase 2 isoform X2, whose product MVAVGQRPAAAMSQALRPRWSVLWPSRLPVIRQARPGTAAVSFNNRYRPLRHAPPTPPPMAAAADAGPELRRSSSIDRIPAEARRILHRLAGELWGADVDPAALVVSQLKGALTNEVFRITWPGGEGDPRKVLVRIYGQGVEVFFDRADEVRTFECMSRHGQGPRLLGRFPQGRVEEFINARTLSAPDLRDPEISGLIARKLREFHELDMPGPKDISLWQRLRRWLEEARSRCSTEEARELRLETLGDEIAELENVLSGVDQRVVFCHNDLQYGNIMIYEETRQVTLIDYEYASFNPVAFDIANHFCEMAADYHSDTPHVMDFTKYPDVDEQRRFLEAYLSSSGENTSDVEVETLLGLIAKYSLTSHLFWGLWGIVSAHVNKNIDFEYKEYARHRFDQYWDTKPRILQACNPTS is encoded by the exons ATGGTCGCCGTCGGCCAGAGGCCCGCTGCGGCAATGTCTCAAGCCCTGCGGCCACGATGGTCGGTGCTGTGGCCTTCTCGTCTGCCGGTGATCCGCCAGGCACGTCCCGGCACCGCCGCCGTCTCCTTCAACAACCGAT atcgcccgctccgccacgcgccgccgacgccgccgccaatggccgccgccgccgacgccgggcCCGAGCTGCGGCGGAGCTCCAGCATCGACCGCATCCCGGCGGAGGCGCGCCGCATCCTGCACCGCCTCGCCGGCGAGCTCTGGGGCGCCGACGTCGACCCCGCCGCGCTCGTCGTGTCCCAGCTCAAGGGCGCCCTCACCAACGAGGTCTTCCGCATCACCTGGCCCGGCGGCGAGGGCGACCCGCGCAAGGTGCTCGTGCGCATCTACGGCCAGGGCGTCGAGGTCTTCTTCGACCGCGCCGACGAGGTCCGCACCTTCGAGTGCATGTCCCGCCACGGCCAGGGCCCCCGCCTCCTCGGCCGCTTCCCCCAGGGCCGCGTCGAGGAGTTCATCAACGCCAGG ACGCTCTCGGCGCCGGATCTGCGCGACCCGGAGATTTCCGGCCTGATTGCCAGGAAGCTGCGGGAGTTTCACGAGCTCGACATGCCTGGACCCAAGGACATCTCACTCTGGCAGAGGCTGAG GCGTTGGCTTGAGGAAGCTCGCAGCAGGTGCTCGACTGAGGAGGCCAGGGAATTGCGGTTGGAGACGCTCGGCGATGAGATTGCGGAGCTGGAGAATGTATTGTCCGGGGTCGATCAGAGAGTAGTATTTTGCCATAATGATTTGCAGTATGGCAACATTATGATATACGAAGAGACCAGACAAGTGACCTTAATC GACTATGAATACGCCAGTTTTAACCCTGTTGCGTTCGACATTGCGAATCACTTCTGTGAGATGGCTGCTGATTATCATAGTGATACACCGCACGTGATGGACTTTACAAAATATCCTG ACGTGGATGAACAGCGGAGATTTCTTGAGGCTTACCTTAGTTCTTCAG GAGAAAACACATCCGATGTAGAAGTCGAAACATTGCTTGGCTTGATTGCAAAGTACAGTCTCACAAGCCATCTCTTCTGGGGTCTCTGGGGAATAGTCTCG GCGCATGTGAACAAGAACATCGACTTTGAGTACAAGGAGTACGCGAGGCATCGGTTCGACCAGTACTGGGACACGAAGCCTAGAATACTGCAAGCCTGCAACCCAACCAGCTGA